In Dioscorea cayenensis subsp. rotundata cultivar TDr96_F1 chromosome 9, TDr96_F1_v2_PseudoChromosome.rev07_lg8_w22 25.fasta, whole genome shotgun sequence, a genomic segment contains:
- the LOC120268229 gene encoding LOW QUALITY PROTEIN: NADH-ubiquinone oxidoreductase chain 1-like (The sequence of the model RefSeq protein was modified relative to this genomic sequence to represent the inferred CDS: inserted 2 bases in 2 codons; deleted 1 base in 1 codon) has protein sequence FVPAEILGXFLPLLLGVAFLVLAERKVMXFVQRRKGPDVVGSFGLLQPLADGSKLILKEPISPSSANLSLFRMAPVATFMLSLVAWAVVPFDYCMVLSDLNIRLLYLFAISSLGVYGIIIAGWFSN, from the exons TTTGTTCCAGCAGAAATACTTG TTTTTCTACCACTTCTACTAGGGGTAGCCTTTTTAGTGCTAGCTGAACGTAAAGTAA CTTTTGTGCAACGTCGAAAGGGTCCTGATGTAGTGGGATCGTTCGGATTGTTACAACCTCTAGCAGATGGTTCGAAATTGATTCTAAAAGAACCTATTTCACCAAGTAGTGCTAATTTATCCCTTTTTAGAATGGCTCCTGTGGCTACATTTATGTTAAGTCTGGTCGCTTGGGCCGTTGTACCATTTGATTATTGTATGGTATTGTCAGATCTGAATATAAGgctactttat ttgtttgccaTATCTTCGCTAGGTGTTTATGGAATTATTATAGCGGGTTGGTTTAGTAATTAG